CCGGAGCCCATCCCGGAGCCCGCACCAGAACCCGTGGAACCGTCGCCTGAACCCGAACCCGTCACGCCCACTCCGGTTCAGGTGCCGCCGCCCACGCCGGACGTCACGCCCGCGCCTCCTCCAGCCGCGCCTGCGCGGGTGCTGCCTGCGCGGGCCAGCGTGACGGGCATCCGGCACGAGTACCAGCGACTCAATAACTGCGGTCCCGTCACGATCGGCATGGCCCTGAACCGCTGGGGCTCCGCGCTGAACCAGTACGACATCGCCCCGACCCTCAAGCCGTCCAAGGGGGACGTGAACGTCTCACCGGAGGAACTCGCGGCGTTCGCGCGGGCGCAGGGCATGGACGTGCACCTCGCACGCGGCGGGGACCGGACGCTGCTGCGTTCACTGCTCGCGTCGGGCATCCCGGTGATCGTGGAAACGTGGTTCGTCACGCCGGACTCGGGCGGCATGGGGCACTACCGCCTGCTGACCGGGTACGACGACCGGGCCGGGCAGTTCAGCGCGCTGGACTCGTACCTGGGGCCGCTGCGGATGGACTACGCGAAGTTCGACGAGCTGTGGCGGTCGTTCGGGCGCACCTTCCTGATCGTCACGCCACCGTCGAAACGGGCGGCCCTGGCGGGCGTGCTGGGCTGGCGGGCCGACCGCGCGCAGGAGCAGGCGAGGGCGCTGCGGGGCGCCGAACGCGAGGCGGAACGGCGCAACGACGCCGTGGGCTTCC
This Deinococcus seoulensis DNA region includes the following protein-coding sequences:
- a CDS encoding C39 family peptidase yields the protein MRSPALLVTAALLVGAAAFGVARFQSGAEAWAAAPGQVTAPALPPAAEPAPVTPAPGEPEPIPEPAPEPVEPSPEPEPVTPTPVQVPPPTPDVTPAPPPAAPARVLPARASVTGIRHEYQRLNNCGPVTIGMALNRWGSALNQYDIAPTLKPSKGDVNVSPEELAAFARAQGMDVHLARGGDRTLLRSLLASGIPVIVETWFVTPDSGGMGHYRLLTGYDDRAGQFSALDSYLGPLRMDYAKFDELWRSFGRTFLIVTPPSKRAALAGVLGWRADRAQEQARALRGAEREAERRNDAVGFLTLGQAQLEAGDARAAARTFDRAFAAAPDRTLDPTRPAWVQGGLPWRALWYSFGPLEAYTRTGQYARVLTLTGAVLRSVPTHEEAHYWRARALTGLGRTAEAQAAYREALRLRPGYAEARQGLTAL